The sequence below is a genomic window from Desulfobacterales bacterium.
AATGAAACAGAAGCGGTGATGAAGGTCGCAGTGGATAATTTCAAGGTGTCACGTGATGCAGGCAAGGGGACCGTAACGGCACAGTTTAAAATAAAAAATACCAGCTCCGGCAACCTGCGCGCAGACGGTGTTGCGGTGGTCATATTAAAGGGTAACGATCTGACAATATACCAGTGGTTGGTAATGCCGATGGTCGATCTTGTCGAAAATAAACCAACCGGTAAACGCGGTAAACGGTTTGTTATCAAACGGTTCCGCACCATGAATTTTACCTCGCGGGCACCGAAGTATGCCGATCAATTTCAGCTTGCTGAAGTCTATGTGTTCAGCAAGACCGGACAGCCGCTGCTAGAGCGGGAATTTGCCATCAAATTGCCCCCACTACCGGCTGTGGCCGTCGAATCACCGGCTGCAGCGCCACCGAAGGCAAAACCGGCTGCATCGCCGTCACAACCACCGTCATCTGAGCCCACGCCTGCCCAAGAGACACCTGCCAGCCCGTCTGCCCCCAGTGAAGATCCCACCGGGGGTGATGTGCTTGAAGAGTTGGAAAACGCACCGCCGGTATTTTAGATTTCAGGTGTCAGGTGTTAGGTTTCAGGTGTCAGCTTGCTGAATGTTTTATCGAGAGGTGTAGTTTCTCCGTCACAGCTATGATGTCACAGCCATCAGAGCCCACAGATGGGCCCTCTGGTCTAAAACTGACACCTGACACCTGAACACTGAAGCCTATTTAGGTTTTAGCATCGCCAACTTCCAATTGATTCAAAAAAGCGCCAACATCCAAGTCATCAGATTGGAAGTTGTCAAAGGTGACGTCCCCAAATGCAAGCTGGCGTTTTTTCTTGAGGAATTCAAATATTTCAAGATAATTCAGCAAAATACGTCTGTGCCACTTTAAGTCGAGCTGGGCGGCATGCTGCCGGATATGGTCCTCTGGGCCCTCGATTTCCAGGAAGGTGCCATAAGGCATGGTATCCAGAAAAAAGGCTGTTGGACCCAGAATCAAGGTTTCACGCCATTTTTCATAGCGTTGCACCGCCCGCAGGCCCACCCGGACCAAGATCTGATGCAGGGTCTCAAAGTCAGACACCTCGACTTCCAGTTCATTGAAAATCTTAAAATCCCGACTGGCCTTCGCCGGTCTGGATTTAAATGTCAGTATGGCCTTTTGGTCCTGACGCAGTCGCAACAGGGAATGGTTCTTGATTAGGTTATGCCCCCTATCTTCGTAGCGAATATTGTTCTCAAATACACGCCCCAACGATTCGGCCCCCAGAGCAACGATACGCCGCTGCATGCGGTCGATGTCTTCCAAGTAAAATTTGACCTCTACTTCACGTTTTTGCATGTTGACTGATCCTTGTTGTATGTGGATTACCCTTTTGTAGGACAATAAAAGCAAAATGAATGGGTTGTAAAGGGCCAATATTACTTTTTTGCTTGACAAGACGCTATATTTTGCTTAATTTTGCCGGATTATTTAATTTGAGGAGATCATAAAGGTGAAAAAATATACATTGAGTGCGAAACGTACGGACAACCCGCAAAAGTGGTATGTCATTGACGCCAAAGGGGCTGTGCTGGGACGACTGGCGACCCAGGTGGCCCAGCGTCTACGCGGTAAACATAACCCCCAGTTTACGCCTCACGCAGACACCGGTGATTGGATAATTGTGATCAATGCCGATAAAATCACCTTGAGTGGTCGTAAAATGGACCAGAAGGTTTATTATCGTCACAGTGGATACATCGGCGGGTTAAAAGAAATTAAAGCCAAGGATCTGCTTGAAAAACAGCCTGAGGCCCTGGTGCGTTCCGCCGTTAAAGGTATGCTGCCCAAGAACAAACTTGGCCGACAGCTTTTTAAGAAGTTGAAAGTGTATGCCGGTGATGCCCATCCGCATGAAGCGCAACAGCCCGAAACGCTTTCATTTTCCTAAGATAAAAAAACCGTTTAACCCATCATTTGAGGAACCCAATGCCAAAAGAAAATATCTATTACGCTACCGGTAAACGCAAAAACGCCATTGCCAAAACATGGCTGACGCCCGGCAGCGGTAAAATTGTCATCAATAAACGCCCTTTGGAGGACTATTTTCCGCTGGAGACCTTGCAGACCGATTTGCAGGAACCCTTTAAGCTGACCAACACCTTCGGTTCCTTTGACGTCAATGTCAGCGTGAAAGGCGGCGGAATCGCCGGTCAGGCCGGAGCGGTTCGGCACGGCATCACCAAAGCACTCATCTTAACAGACGCCGATCTGCGGGCACCGCTGAAAAAGGCCGGTTTCGTCAAACGCGATCCCCGGGTCAAAGAAAGAAAAAAATACGGTCAGAAGGGTGCCCGGGCCCGCTTTCAATTTTCAAAACGTTAAACGACTTTTTTGTTGGATAGCAAAGGGGAGAGACAAACGTCGATCCCCTTTTTTTACTGATGCCAACAAGATATGCTTCCAGAATGACCTCCGAATAATAAAATCAACAAAGTATTTTGTTTCTTAATAATTTTTGTTAAGATTTTATTGCCATTCAAAATCCATCATCCTAAACACCATGAAACTATATCGGCTACATATCAGTCTCGTTTTTTACCTGGCGCTGCTTTTTTGTGGGCCGCTGGTTGAAGCGATCGAAGACCCAACTCCCCTCAAGCCGCCTGATACCTCCAGTCCCCGGGCGACGACGAAAGTATTTAGAGACAATATAAACCGGGCCTATCAAAAAAGCCTGGTCAGTGGATATAAGAGACCCGATGTCGATGTTCATCTCGACCGTGCTGCTGCGTGCATTGACCTGAGCAAGGTTGCGCCCAACGTGGTCCAGGATGTGGGCGTCGAAACGGCATTGCTTCTGAAAGAGATCTTCGACCGCATTGAATTGCCGCCCTTTGAAGAGGTACCCGATAAAGCAACGGTTGATTCTGAAGGCCTGACGCGTTGGACGATTCCGAATACCGCCATAACGATTGTCAAAGTTGAAGAAGGACCGCGTCAGGGGGAATTTCTCTTCAGCGCCGATACGGTTGCGCGCGTGCGGGAGTATTACGACAATGTGGCGCATCTGCCTTATAAATCCGGTGCCTCGGTTGGCGCCTATGAGGACTATATTTTTGGGCCCGGGCCGATGATTCCACAAAGATGGATCCGCAAACTACCCGCCTGGGCCAAATTTGGCATTCTGGATCAGGCGATATGGCAATGGTTCGGGATGTTGCTCACATTATTGATCGGGGGCGCACTGACTTTTCTAGTCTTTCGCTGGACGCGGCACAGGCCCACTGATA
It includes:
- a CDS encoding class IV adenylate cyclase, which codes for MQKREVEVKFYLEDIDRMQRRIVALGAESLGRVFENNIRYEDRGHNLIKNHSLLRLRQDQKAILTFKSRPAKASRDFKIFNELEVEVSDFETLHQILVRVGLRAVQRYEKWRETLILGPTAFFLDTMPYGTFLEIEGPEDHIRQHAAQLDLKWHRRILLNYLEIFEFLKKKRQLAFGDVTFDNFQSDDLDVGAFLNQLEVGDAKT
- the rplM gene encoding 50S ribosomal protein L13 yields the protein MKKYTLSAKRTDNPQKWYVIDAKGAVLGRLATQVAQRLRGKHNPQFTPHADTGDWIIVINADKITLSGRKMDQKVYYRHSGYIGGLKEIKAKDLLEKQPEALVRSAVKGMLPKNKLGRQLFKKLKVYAGDAHPHEAQQPETLSFS
- the rpsI gene encoding 30S ribosomal protein S9, whose translation is MPKENIYYATGKRKNAIAKTWLTPGSGKIVINKRPLEDYFPLETLQTDLQEPFKLTNTFGSFDVNVSVKGGGIAGQAGAVRHGITKALILTDADLRAPLKKAGFVKRDPRVKERKKYGQKGARARFQFSKR